The genomic stretch TACCTTGGGCTGCAACTGGAGCAGGAAGGAGCTCCACTTGCACCCACTCAGCCAGAGCTGGCACTACATTCTTGAGCCAATTTCTTGCCCATTGTTACTACTCCAATATCCAGGAATCTTGATTTGGGGGCTCTTGCAGGAGCCTTTGGCTGCCCATCTGCCTCACCTTACAGCCCCAAGTGGCACTATGGAATTGCCAGCATCTGTGAgcacgcactctctctctctttcttcactTTCCTGAAGCTTCACTCCATACCGACCCATCCCAGGTGAAGGCAGCCCTGCTGGCCACAGACAGCCTGCAGTCGGCCTACTTGGCTCACTGGCTCTCCCTGCTGGACCAGCTGGGTAAAGCAAAAGCAGGACAGCGAGAGAGTCTGCTTGACCTGTGAGAACTTATCAGCCCATGAATGAGAAAATTCTGCGGCACCCCTAGCTGGTTTCGATGGCgccctggggagctgcagtgcagtttgggaatcactgttctacagCAAAGGTTACATATATATGAGCTGGACTCTCCCTCCAGCATACTCAGATATACTGAATTGAGAAAACAAAAGTGCTATATGTCatttgcacagtctgagattcTTGAAATGTGAGCCTTGTCTCCTTTTGCATAAGGTTGCTTGTCTGATCTGTACCAGTATGCATGTCTTTACTAAGGACAATTGGTCTATTtcaattttctatttttttaattctCAGTGTTGATGGGGACCCAACCATTTATTGACAAAGGCTTTTTGATTCCCAAGAGTaggtttctcccctcccccattaaagTACATGCCTTTGTTTCATCTTCAGTATGAAGTCTCAAGAGCAAATTCGCTTGGTTGAATATGTTTCCTCTTCTGTGCTAGGTGCTCTCATAGAGGCTCAAACAGTGTTAATCTGTACTCAGTTTATCTTTGGCAGAATAGAAACTGCCCcgtttttctttgtttcttctcCTACAGGCCAGTGTCTTGCACCTTCCACAAGCTCATTGCAGCCTTGTGTTTGCAGCAGAGTTCTCCCTGTTCAAACTATGACTGGATTCAGAGCTGCACGACTAGAAATTTGCTCACGTGCAATCCCTTGTAGCCCAACAAAGCTTCTCCTGGGAATCGGGAAACCCTCTAGAagagaatgggatgggggaactGGCTGAAAATTGGGTGAAGGCATTTTGTGCAAATGAAAGACTTATTCAAGATGTGTCTGCCTGATTTACAGCTATACCCCATCCCATGTCATGTTTCTACATGTCGTCTGAAGATCTGGCAACCTCCTAAGATAAGCTTTGGGGAATTGGATAGGGGTATAGAAGGAAAGAGAAGGCAAGTCTTATTGTGGGAGTGGACTCTGCTTGTAGAACTCTAGATGTAACCCACCCTGTATGTCTACAGTACATTCTGAAATTGTTATACAATCTGTAACTGAATATCTCTAGTTTGCTTTACCTTCAACTTAGTCATGTATGGATGTTTTGGCACTATGTAAGTCTACTCAATAAGGGTCAGAACCTCATTTAAGGATTTCAAGTGCTTTTGGACCTAATGCAGCTCAGATAAAACCCTTTTATCTGTGTAGAGTGATAACCAGTATTGCATTTTAAGACCCTTCCCTGTAAGAATAAATGAGTCATACATCAGGTCTTCAAGAACATGGGCTTATGACAGGAGAAAACATCTGGATTGCTGCCTGAAGGGATTGCCCAACATTTTCCTTGTGATTTAAGACTGGCCAGATAAATTCTCAGTAACCATGCATTTTAAGCAAGAACAATGCAGTGTCTATTTTTCAAAGGGCTATTTCCACATAGGAATGGAATCACTCCAGGAATGAAAACACTTCCCTTTATAGTGACAGTGGTTATGGAACTGATGCTTCGTTTCCTAAGGAGCAAAATAACCAGAGCAGGTTTTTGAGTGCTTAGGAAAATGGGATTGTGTGATAAGAATGGGATTTATCTCCTGCTTTGAGAGGTTTCAGGACAAGTATGATTCATATTTCAAAAAGGGGTACTATCCCCCTTCTGTTCTCACCTAACCATCCCAAGAAACCAGACTGAAATGCAACCTACCTCAAGTGTACCAAAAATATATCAGCTTGTTGATCCTTCATCAGTCTTTTAAAAGCGACTTATAATAAAACCACTGTACAGTTTCCTTCAGGTGAGCTATATcctaacctaaaaaaaaaaaactatcccATGCTTTCTCTGAAGAGCTCTTCAAACCAGCTGCATTAACCTACAACTGCTTCAGACAGAACAGATTTGTTGATTAGTTCTTTTAATCAATGTTGTAGCTAAGGGTGGCTAGGGGTCAATGGCCTGGGGTGCCACGCGGGGGGGGTGCCTGTCTGAGGCCCGAGAAGGCCGTGCGCAGCCTTCCCAAGCTTTGGAAGGCCTCAGGCCTGCCGAAAGCATTAGAATAGCACATCTGctttttgcaaaaaccagaagtgactttctaaggcctctggtaGCCCTTCTGAGCTCCTGAGAGGCCATGCCTTCCCAACCCTCACAAGGTCTGCTGTAGGCCATGGAAAAACAGTTCTAGTTtttgtcaaaaactggaagttcatTGAGGGGGGCCAGATGGTGTCGCTATGCCACTGTTCTTAATGTTCTTAGACTAACTCTTGTTAACACTTGTGGAATTGTGAATGAACATCATTAAAACAATAAGGACAAGCTGGTATAGAAACTACCTGCATTTTCCATTTGGTGCTCAACCAAAAGTAGAAGAAACAGAGCCTTTTACAGTACCTATTGTGCAAGACCATGAATTTCATCCTATGCTTGTCCCATAGCTGCCATGTCTGCATGATGGGCAAGAACATAGCAGAGGTTAAAACCCATCAGTACACATTAGGTACTAACTGCTACAAGGATATAAAAAACCCCATGAATGaagtttttaaaagaaaggaaCTACAGCTATTCATTTGCAGTCTTACTTGAAATTAATCTTCCTTCAAGTTCTTCTTCCCTAAATAAGGTAGTTTTACATAAAAGTAGCTAATCACAGAGGAATGCATGTTGATTTTTCTTAAAGTACTGAAATTGAATTAGGAATGTTTTATTCTTTAAGGTTTTGTTCTAGAACACTTAGGAAAGGGATGGAGCAAAACCTCCAAGAGAAGCCAATTAAAATTATTaatatatgaaacaagtttgatatgGTACACACAACCAGCCTTGTATTCAAAAGTGATATGAGCACAGTAGGTATAATTCTTTTATATTGAAGATCCTTActacttaaaccatttctgcccaatgttgcatatatgcaacagagacccaAAGGTGTACActtgtggaccaggcaaaaatgggttaaggaaaaGGAGGTGGACATCTTTGCCTGTTAAAAGAAATTTTCAGTTTGTTACTGATACCCACAGGTCTCAGTTAAATCATGAATGGGAAAATCTTGTTTCAATCTTCTAGTGTGTGTAAAAATGGAGTAAGGACAGAACTTCTGAGAGTAAATAGTCAGTTTGCATGGCATGTTaactgcagaagagaaaaaaaggtgGCAAATTCTCAAATAGGTACTTGGAACAAAAGATGTTGAAATATTGCATGTGTGCCGGGTGCACTTTGGCCTCAACCTTTCACACAAGCCATGGAAAAAACTTATGTGTACTAGTCAATACATATGTACAAACTACTTAATGGAATAAGTAAAATAAGTACAATAAAACCAAAACTGATTAGGTTTAAGGAAACTTACAAACATATCAAGTTAATATGAAACTACCCAAAATTATTATGCTAATAACTGGTGCAAACTGGGCTCCAAATCAGTACAGGCTTCACTTTCCAGAGGTGGAAATGCCTTTTGAATACATCATGTTAGTATTAAGAAGCTTCTTGTTGTTGAGTGCATGCTAGTTTTGTCTATTCTTAAGCAATTACTTTTATATTGTGGAATTAATCATTTTATAAGTTATCTTAAAAGGGTAATAAAACCTTCCAAGTATATGACTTTTACATATATTTTCGTGTGAGCAAGAAGCTTCTTTATAATTTCAGTTTTATTATCCTAGTGAGTTACTTCTGAATGTGTTGACCAGGAATCATTTAAATATAGAATTTTAATGCCCCTAAGGAAGACTGAGGTCAAGCCATAATATGTGTATTTGCTATATTTAAACACTTTTGTTTTCAGTACCTATTTGAGACTTTGTTGTTCCTTTTCCAATACTAGTTTCTGTGCTTGTCCCACCCCCTCTGTGTTACCTGTAGCACAAGGTAATGTGACAAACATCTATGAAGATCAGTAAATCCAAAACTACAGTATTAAAACTGCTTATTAAGTAGCACCCTTCCAATAGATTGAGATACAAGCAGACACTTTGCAGCCAGTAGCAACACACCCTCTACTATGGTAACTAGGCCTGTTTGCAAGACACTTGTACTCATTGTGACGTAGCTGACTTTTTTGGATGGGCTGAAATGTAGAAATTAAATGGAACTTAACAAGTAATTTGGGGATAAATAGAAAAACTGGCAAATGTTATCTAGATGACTTAAAAACCCTCTGCTCTTTAAAAAAGGACATGCTGAAGTAATAGAAGGAAACCTGTTAACAACTGATGTAATAAATCTAATGAGTGTGTGACTAAAGAATCAAATGTCAATAACAAGAGTTATTAATATATATTGCAAGGACTCCATTATAGATGGAATAATGGTATAGATTTGTTGCTTAGATATAAATGTTCAAATGAGAGCAGGTGTATTCAATATGTTTTGgagaaaaatgtatatataacaATGAACTTTATGAAGTTTGTAAACTAGGGAAAATTGTTTATCAGcaataaacatttttaaatgattAGAGTGACTACACAAGTTCTAAAGACTTGTCTGAGCCTTATCCTAAAACACAAAGAATACTGTGCCCGCATTTTACAAAGTTAAGTGTGATGACTGTAGTCACTACTGACACTCGACAAATCATCCAGTCTTATATTATTGTACTGGGTGTCACTCAGTTATATGTACCAAAACTTCTACCACTGTTGTATACCAAAAACTAGATGTGGAGGAGTCTACCCTACCCTGTCCCCTGGCAgagttttctatgtgcaaggcCTTCAGTCATGAGTCCCTACTAAACTAAAGTGGTAAAGCTTAGACACAGGTTTATTCAAGTTCCTATGCCACAAACACCAAAGCAAGAATGACACACTAAGTTTGGTGTAACTTCTTGGATCGTCTTTATAAAAGATGTCTGAAAGTCAGAATCTTTAGCTAGAATGATGACATTGCTGCCACTCAATCATATATTCTAGCTTTTTCAAGAAACCATACTACATATCCGCATAGATTTCTTGaagcagagcagtgtttctcaaactgtgggttgagagccaatttcaggtggtccccattcatttcaatattttatttttaatagacttgatggtgctatggtatatgactgcatttggggaaatgttacagatctgaacttttaacaagctactgtgtatattttaacaatgatagtgtatgggacttatgcctgggtaagtgtgggtaggattgttaattttcctgcttgatgtcacttcctgacagattctcattctaaaaagtgggtcctgctgctctgctaaatgtgtgagaaccactgaagtagaggGCTTGTATGAATGTTTCCTCCCTAGTTTCCACTAGTTACTCTTAATGATTCATCCTCAGCCTCTCACCTTATATACATAGTTAGTTCATTCTCATATAAAAATGGCATATGTAAAACTCCATGTACAACCCAAAGGAAAAGCATGGTCTAAATAATAGGTTTAACTCGAAGTGGTGTAGAGATAGGGAATCTGTATTAGCTGCAATAATTAAGTTTATTCCATTTTGCACATTTACAAGCTTATGTTGCCACACAGTGATTTCCATTTAAGCAAATGTGACCATTACTATCCAGTTAAGAGCACCAAGAACATACTTTGCCTGAAATATAAGGACTATTAGAACTTTAGCCCATAAAGTTCTGCTGAGAGAAGAGACAAGTATAGTTGTTAAATGTTATCAGACATATGCTAATTCATGTATCAAGTCCACTGACAATAGTGTTGGACGTGCATACAGTATTCATTGCTCTTTCAGCTAGTACAAGAATCCTATGTCAAACATGTTTACTCTGCTGGCTTATCAAGTTGGTAAGACTAGACTTTACATGTGCAAGTTACACTATCCAGTTGTCCTTAACATTTTGTTCTTATAATACTATGGGTACTAAGCAAGACCTAATTATAAGGGATAGAATTAGAGCAGCCTTGAAATCAACTTAAAATGTAAGATTATGTAAAGAGGAGAAAGGGCATAACTTGACTCTACTTTTAAAAGCTCTCAATTTTcccaaaaaaaaatacctctTCAGGTGTATATAGAAAGTCATGATCCAAATAATAGTTCAGTACCTGTATAGCATATTAAGAGAACAGATACAGTACTCTTCATTTAATAAGTATCCCCAATTTCAATTATCTGGTTTAAAGAGCCTCAAACAGTCTGCCTCAATTTTACCTGCACTCTCTGAAGCACCTGATATTAGGTTAAGCACCTCTATGGCATGGCTGTTCTGTCCTTAAAGTTAATATAATGGCACCAACATGGTCAACACCATACCGTAAAGGCCACAGATTCATTTAAGTAACCAGAAATGTTACACGCTTGGCTTGGTCCTCGTACCACAAGGCATAACTAAGCAGTTAAATCAGGTACCTGACAATATCCTGCTATTCACTTATCTTCCAAGTGCTATGAGAAGAACAAACATCTAGGTGTACACATCCAATGCAAAGTCTTCAACTGATGTTGTATCTTACTTGTCCTTTAGGAGTGGCAATTTGCTTATATAACACTGAACAGGAAAATACAGGAAATCATTGATATTGCCTGTAGTCTCCAAATGGAGAGGGCTGTAACTGAGAAGGGTCTTCTGCAAACTGAGGtcctgtaattaaaaaaaaaagggggggtgggttAAGTATCATTTACAGCCCCCTGATCCTGCTCTTTGGAGCAACTGAATGATTGTCACAGCTCATGCAGAGACATGACTGAATTATCCACACAGGAAGTGGCTGATGAGCTAAAAGCCAGCACAGATACACAGCAGGCAACTTCTGCTATAGGCAAACACTTCAGGCTCACAGGAGCTTAAAGTTTTCTCACACAACATGGAAAACTAGGGTACCTTAATGCACAGCTTGGGAATTACTACCCCATAATTATGAAATCTCCAACTTGATTGTTCTTTGGCACCATCATTACATGATTTGTTTACCATGTTTTAAATTGAAAACTTGGAGATAGGTTTATCCTTCTACAAGAATTTTACTAACCTCCTGAATAACAGAAGTACttgcagtccaattctatgcacgtTTACCCAAAtatagttcaatgggacttactcctaaacATGCATAAGCTGGTAGTAAAATTACATGAAGTAAACCAGTTTTAAGCAACAGTCAACTAGGCCTACCAGGGAAGTCATATTACATGTTAAATATATCAGGGCTCTCCCAGGGGATCTTGAGAACATAATTTGAGATATAAAATTGGAAATGAGAGTGGAGCATGGATTAATGCAATAGTGCATTAAACTTGAAATGCTGGATTCCTCAGCACATTTGAGACAGCAACTTTTCTAAATTTAGTCTATTTTTCCAATAACCCTAATCTACATTTTAAAGTTGTCTTAAGTTATATCAAGAAGAGTCAAAACAGTAACGTGGTAGAGCTCAAAAGAAACATTAAGCATCTTGTATTGTACTCTGAAAGAGTCTCATGTGGCACAGAGTGGTAGGTTGCAGCACTATAGCCAAGAACTCTCCCCATGACCCGAGTTCAATCACAGCAGAAGCTGGGATCTCAGatagctggcttgaggttgactCTACCTTCCATCCTTCTGAGGTCAGTAAAATGAGCTTGCTGAAGGAAAGGTAATGtgactggggaaggcaatggcaaaccagCCTGTTTATAGTCTGCCATAGAAATCACCGAAGAAGTGGCAACGCCCCAAGGGTCAGTAACAACTCAGCAGAGGGGGGGCCTTTCCTTTTCCATTATACCCTGAACTATAGTAGACATCTTACCATTTGGAAACTGTGCAGATGCAAACCTCGTTAATAGGATACCTGCTCCTTCAATTAGAGCTAGAAGAATTCCTCCCATCGCTGCAGACCCAACCATGGCAATTGGTCCATCTGCAAAAGGCAGAACAGGCTTGTAAAAATATACTGGTGTGGTAGACTGAATTCCATTTTACATCATACAAACAAGCTGTGTTGGAAATGTCAAGCACATTGTGAGTATTATgcattggaggggggagaaagttgGTAAACAACTAATGTTCTATAAATGACTCACTTAACTTCCTCACAATGCTGAAGAAGATCTTGTTGGATTTTCCAACACCATTCTCATTACACAATAATATTCATTCTCTGTTTTATACAAGTCTAACAGTGTAGAAAAAACTAGACACATGAGCCAGTATCACTAAAGCATATTGTCATACATGTCAACAACTGAATAGGCATAATAGAATTTTAAAAGATGGTTTCAGTAAGCATTTACTCTGCAATGAGGTTCTTACTTCTTGCAGCTAATATGGCTCCAGTTAATGCACCACTGGTGATAGAGTTCCAAGGATCTTCTTTTCCTCTTGCTTTCACCATACTACAGTCAATCATAGAAAAGAGGCCACCCCAAACAGCAAAACTACCTATTGGGGAAAGAAAATTATTTAAACAGGTCATCATAGTTCTGCTTGCTTGAGTTCTTAGGTACGAGAACCCCCTTTAACAAATAGGTTGTGTCATTCGGCTTGTTTTCATTAAAGCAGCAAATACCTTGTGTGTATTAATGTAGGCTTACAACTGTTAAAACTTCATCTGTACTATTCCAGATATACATATATAACAATACTGGAGTAAAAATTGCTAAATCTCAACACAAGCTCAGAGCTGAAGACTGGTACTGGATGTTTAAGTAACAGAAGTCTAAGAGGCAATAGCTGGTGAAAAAATAGAGCAAATAACATACTGGCTACTAGTAGCCAGTTCTGTGAATCTATATATGTGTACTCTAGGAACAGAATTATTTACCAATTCATTTCACAAGAGTTATATACCAAAGGCAATCTAAAACTAATGCCCACAAGAATTGCTATCAGTTTTCCTTACAAGTACAAAATGTTATTGTACAAACAGTGTAATTACCTCCCAGTTGTGGTGCTCTGGTTTTAATTGCTGTCAAACTACCCCGCAAACGATAATTTACACcctgaaataaacaaaaatagaccatttAAGCAAAATTGATATTTTAGccaagtggtttccaaaccttttagcattaggacccactttttaaaataacactcatTTGGGACCCGCCTAGCTTTATGAGCCCCCCAAAAATGTTTcacctaaaaaaaatgtttcactttaccagctgctcaagcctgtttttattattattattataatacaaCAACAataggcaggctgtgcagcatggcctttcccagtttgaagagacactttgccaacagtctgaggctaagaggcaaagaaggaaggcccatagccagggagacagaccagggacagactgcacttgctcccggtgtggaagggattgtcactcccggattggccttttcagccacactagacgctgtgccagaaccacctttcagagcgcgataccatagtctttcgagactgaaggttgccaatacaataataatagtGGGGAGGCGCTTTCTCGAGCATTCACTGAGCTCTATGTGCACCatatcaggaccattttggtggtctTGCATTGCcccttgcctggcctttgataagagcatagaaatgtttgcctactcataaataaacatgcacatgtggctcagttttgctttccatataacTCCATACACTTTCCTTGTCAGTTGAGGGGGGaagaacttccttcttgagagtttgttggggcttgCATTCCTCGGATCTAGACCATAATGGCGGTGTTGTGTTCCTCTCGCCCCAAAGGCTTCTGCATTCATCATGGCTTCTAAACCCAAGCATTTCCTTGATCAATGAATGCATGAGGCCAATCAATCTTTACCCAAAGTTGAAGGGCAATTTAATCTGGCAAAACTGTGTTAGGCCAGAAAGGGAGCCTTCATGAATGCCACTGCAATGCAGCAAAGTAATCCATGAGTTTGTTCTGTAGGAAAAAAGCCTTCAAGGTCCAGCTACAGCCTGTGGTTTTACATAGTCTACTCCCAACTTGTATATATGAAAGTCTCATTGGAGTTCATACATATAAAACACTAAAACTAAGAAGTTTAGAGAATGTCAAGAGATTTTTTAAATTGCACTCTTAGAAGGATCGACAGCAATTTGTCAATGTGTAAAATTCTTCATAGTGAACACAAGTTTTTAACAATTATTTGCCATCTGCATGTCTGTTATGTCTTCTGAACTAGAATGTAGCAGACATTTTCATTCCCACAAAGCCCTTCCATACCAAAACTGTGCCACAGTCTGAAGCAGCATAGTATGtctattaaaataatttaatgaAGATTTCTTCTATTCCAACTTATGGCTGTTAACTTCTGAAGAAAACACTCAAAACACTTAGAATAATTTCTTGCTGATAACTCACCACTGGGGAATTTCTAAACCCTTTAATAGCTTGAAAGATGCCACCACCAATGGCTCCCATGGTGAAGGCACCACCACAGTCATCCACTATTCTCCAGGGGCTAAAGAAAAGAACACACATATTAAAGTGCTTCATCTACCAATACTTACATCACAGCAAACAAATAGTTCCTTTTTAGCTTCACAACCTATTTCTCTGCAATGAAGGACATTTCCTTCTACGACAAGGGtgtaaacttgtttcatacagcaggccaaatagcattcttggtaccggctgagggccggaagtgatgac from Tiliqua scincoides isolate rTilSci1 chromosome 4, rTilSci1.hap2, whole genome shotgun sequence encodes the following:
- the TIMM17A gene encoding mitochondrial import inner membrane translocase subunit Tim17-A isoform X2, which gives rise to MGAIGGGIFQAIKGFRNSPVGVNYRLRGSLTAIKTRAPQLGGSFAVWGGLFSMIDCSMVKARGKEDPWNSITSGALTGAILAARNGPIAMVGSAAMGGILLALIEGAGILLTRFASAQFPNGPQFAEDPSQLQPSPFGDYRQYQ
- the TIMM17A gene encoding mitochondrial import inner membrane translocase subunit Tim17-A isoform X1, which encodes MEEYAREPCPWRIVDDCGGAFTMGAIGGGIFQAIKGFRNSPVGVNYRLRGSLTAIKTRAPQLGGSFAVWGGLFSMIDCSMVKARGKEDPWNSITSGALTGAILAARNGPIAMVGSAAMGGILLALIEGAGILLTRFASAQFPNGPQFAEDPSQLQPSPFGDYRQYQ